GGCATGCCGCTCACCGCGGCGCCACGCATCGAGGAGCTCGTCATGCTGGCCGACGTCGTCAAGGTCTCCGACGAGGACCTCGCCTGGCTCTACCCGCACCGCAGCCCCGATGTGAGCGCCGGGCTGTGGCAGAAGCGCCAGGGCGGCATCGTCGTCATGACGCGCGGCGGTGAGGGCGCTGTCGCCTGGTACCCGGGAGGCACGGTCGAGGTGGCCGCTCCTCCGACGGAGGTCGCCGACACGGTCGGTGCCGGCGACTCGTTCATGGGTGCGCTCATCGACGGCCTGTGGTCCGCCGACCTGCTCGGCGGTGCACGCCGCGCCGCGCTCAGGGCGGTCGACGCGGCCACTCTCACGGCGGTGCTCGAGCGCTGCACGAAGGTCGCCGCGATCACCGTGTCCCGCCCGGGAGCCAACCCGCCGCGGCTCGACGAGCTCGACTGAGGCACACGTCGCGGCGGCACGGCTGGAATGTGGACGCGCGCTGCGAGACCGACGGACGCGACGCATGATGTCCACCATGAGCAACCGCATCGACGGCACGGCCGCATCCTCCTCCGTGACCGGCCCGATCTCGACCCCCGCCGAGGCATGGGCTGCGCTCCGGGACGGCAACCAGCGCTTCGTCCGGGACGAGATGGCGCACCCCTCGCAGGGCGCCGGCAGGCGGCAGGAGCTCGCCGTCGCGCAGAACCCGTTCGCCGTGATCTTCGGGTGCTCCGACTCACGTGTCGCCGCCGAGATCATCTTCGACCAGGGGCTCGGCGACACGTTCGTCGTGCGGACGGCCGGGCACGTCCTCGACACGACCGTCATCGGCTCGATCGAGTACGGGATCGGTGTGCTCGACTCGCGCCTCGTCGTCGTGCTCGCCCACGACTCGTGCGGCGCCGTCGCGGCGGCAGCCCACACCCTCGCGACGGGCGAGCAGGCCACGGGATTCGTCCGCGCGGTCGTCGACCGGGTCATCCCGTCGATCGTCAACGTCACGAGCCGCGGCGAGGACGTGCGCGACGAGAACATGCTCCGTCGCGAGCACGTCCGTCACACCGTCGACCAGCTCTACGGGTACTCCGCGGCGATCCGAGCGGCGGTCGACGACGGCTACGTCGCGATCGTCGGCGTCGAGTACACGCTCGCGGACGGTCGCGCGACGCTCCTCGAGGTCAAGGGCGACGTCGGCGAGAAGCCGGTCGCCGCCTGACACCACCACCCGGCGTGACCCAGGTCACACCCGATCCCTGTCGTGCCGTCACGGCGCACACACGGCCCGCGGTGCGGCACGATGGGACCATGACTGACAACGCCGTCGGCAGCACGCCGAACTCGCAAGAATTCCGCATCGAGCACGACACGATGGGCGAGGTGCGCGTGCCTGCCGCCGCGCTCTACCGCGCCCAGACCCAGCGCGCCGTCGAGAACTTCCCGATCTCCGGCTCGCGCCTCGAGCGCGGGCACATCGAGGCCCTCGCCCGCGTCAAGAAGGCCGCCGCCCGCGCGAACGCTGAGCTGGGCGTCCTCGACCAGGACGTCGCCGACGCGATCGTCGCGGCCGCCGACGCCGTCGCCTCGGGAGAGCACGACGACCACTTCCCCGTGGACGTCTACCAGACCGGCTCGGGCACGTCGTCGAACATGAACACCAACGAGGTCCTCGCGACGCTCGCGAGCCGCTCGCTCGGCCGCGAGGTCCACCCGAACGACCACGTCAACGCGTCGCAGTCGTCGAACGACGTCTTTCCGACGTCGGTGCACGTCGCCGCGACCGCGGGCGTCGTCCGCGACCTGATCCCCGCTCTCGAGCACCTCGCCGACGCGCTCGGCGCGAAGGCCGAGGAGTTCGCGACCGTCGTGAAGTCCGGCCGCACGCACCTCATGGACGCGACCCCGGTCACGCTCGGCCAGGAGTTCGGCGGCTACGCCGCCGCCGTCCGCTACGGCGTCGAGCGCCTGCAGTCAGCGCTCCCCCGCGCGGCCGAGGTCCCGCTCGGCGGCACCGCCGTCGGGACCGGCATCAACACGCCCGCAGGCTTCCCGCAGCGGGTCATCGAGCTGCTCGTCGAGGACACGGCCCTGCCGCTGACCGAGGCGCGCGACCACTTCGAGGCGCAGTCCTCGCGCGACGGCCTCGTCGAGCTGTCCGGCGCCCTGCGCACGATCGCCGTGTCGCTCACGAAGATCTGCAACGACCTGCGCTGGATGGGCTCCGGCCCCAACACGGGCCTCGGCGAGATCTTCATCCCGGACCTCCAGCCGGGCTCGTCGATCATGCCGGGCAAGGTCAACCCGGTCGTCCCCGAGGCGGTCCTCATGGTCGCCGCGCGCGTCGTCGGCAACGACGCGACCGTCGCGTGGGCGGGCGCGAGCGGCTCGTTCGAGCTCAACGTCCAGATCCCCGTGATCGCCTCGGCCGTGCTCGAGTCGATCCGTCTGCTGTCGACGTCGTCGCGCGTCCTCGCCGACCGCACCGTCGCGGGCATCACCGCGAACGTCGAGCGCGCCCGCGCGCTCGCCGAGTCCTCGCCGTCGATCGTCACGCCGCTCAACCGCGTGATCGGCTACGAGGCCGCTGCCAAGGTCGCGAAGCACTCGGTGAAGAAGGGCATCACCGTCCGCGAGGCGGTCGTCGAGCTCGGCTTCGTCGATCGTGGCGACGTCACCGAGGAGCAGCTCGACAGCGCTCTCGACGTGCTGTCGATGACGCGCCCGCCGCAGGCCTGACGCCTACGAGAGAGGGCCCGTCGGCGATGCCGACGGGCCCTCTCTCGTGTCTCTGGCGCCGAGAACTCAGCGCGGCGAGCGGCTCATGAGGAGGCTCGCGAGGAGGCCCGTCACGAGCACGGCGACCGTGAGCAGGAGCGTCTGGGAGACGGCGGTGCTGAAACCGGCGTGGACCGCCGTGAGCGCGGCCTCGCGCACCTGCTCCACGAGGTCGGCCGGTACGGACTCGGGCAGGGTGAGCCCGCTCGCGCCGCCGCCGGAGAACGCGGAGCCGTTCGACGACGCGAACGCCTCGACGAACGGTGCTCGCGCCTCCTCGGGGAGCTGTGCCGCGACGTCGGCCGCCGCCGCGGGCACCTCGACACCGAGGCGGGACGTGAGCATCGCGACGATCGCCGCAGAGCCGAGGACGCCGCCGACCTGACGGTTCATGTTGAACGCGCCCGCGCCGGCGCCCGCGGTCGAGCGGTCGAGGCCCGAGGTCGCGAGGTTGGCCAGCGGAGAGAACAGCAGGCCCGTGCCGATGCCGAAGACCGTCATCGGCGGGAAGAACTGCCACATCGACGCGTCCGGCGAGACCACGAGCGTGAGCCAGAAGACCGAGCCCGCGAGGAACGTGAAGCCGCTAGCGACGACCCACTTGCCGGGGATGCGGTCCGAGAGCCGCCCCGCGAACGGCGCGACGACGCCGGACACGAGCGAGCCGGGCAGGTTCACCATCGCCGCCATGAGCGGGGACAAGCCGAGGACCTGCTGCAGGATCAGCGTGAGCGGGAAGAAGATGCCGATCATCGCGAACGACGAGACAGCGCCTGCGACGTTGGCAAGGGTGAAGTTGCGGTGCGTGAAGAGCGTGAGGGGCAGGAGCGCGTCGGCGCCCCGGCGCTTCTGCCACAGCAGGAACGCGCCCGTGACGAGCACGCCGAGCCCGATCATCCGCCAGACGGTGATCGGGCCGACGACCTGGCCCCACTCGAAGGTCTCCCCCTCCTGGAGCCCGAAGATCAGGAGGAACAGGCCGACGACGGAGAGCACGACGCCGGGCAGGTCGAGGCTGCGGGTGTGCGTCTCGAGGCGGGGCAGGCGCGTGACGGCGAGCCACAGGGCGACGGCGCCGATCGGGACGTTGACGAAGAAGATCCACTCCCAGCCGATCGTCTCGACGAAGATGCCGCCGAGCACGGGGCCGGCGATCGTCGCGACGCCGGCGGTCGCGCCCCACAGGCCGAGCGCTGCGCCGCGGCGCGCTGGCGGGAAGACGCGCGTGATCATGGCCATCGTCTGCGGCGTCATGAGGGCGGACCCGATGCCCTGGACGGCCCTCGCGACGATGAGCGTCTCGACGGACCCGGCGAGGCCGCACGCGATCGAGGAGAGGGTGAAGACCACGAGACCGGAGACGAACATCGTCTTCGCTCCGTAGCGGTCGCCGAGCCGTCCCGTGACGAGCAGGAGCACGGCGAACGTGAGGAGGTAGGCGCTGTTGACCCAGCCGACCGCCGTGAGCGAGGTCTGGAAGGTCGCGACGAGGGTCGGGACGGCGATGTTGACGATGGTCGTGTCGACCATGATGACGAAGAAGCCCAGGCAGAGCGGCGGCAGGATGCTCCACGGGCTGCGCCCGCCGAGGTCGACGAGAGGGGCGTCAGCAGCCCGCCCAGGGCTCGTGGCGGAGGCCGTCGGGGCGGACGGCTCGTGCGTGGGTTCGCTGGTCACGCCCCACGTTAAGCACGCCACGTCATCAACCCCAACTGGAGCAGCGGGGGTGTCCGCCCGCCCCGCCGATCTTCGGGCACGTGAGCGGGCACGACCCATCGCCGAAGCCAATCCCGCATAGCGGACGAAAGCGGCTGAGTCGTGGACACCGTGAGAGCGCTCTCATACCGTCCCGCTCCATGACGACCCAGACCCTGGCCACCCGGCCGTCCGACCCCTCGATCCCCTACCCCGCCCTCCACCACGACGGCGACCACACCTGGAAGCCCGAGTCGCGGATCGGCGGCATCGCCGTCGGCGCGCTCTTGTCGGTCGCCTTCATCGGCGCGAGCATCTGGCTCCAGCTCATCTCCGACGTCCAGTACGAGATCACGTTCAACAAGATCGTCACGATCCCGGCGGTCGCCTTCACCGGCGTCGGTGCGGTCGTCAGCCTCATCGTGCTCGCGGCAGCCTTCCGCCCGCACGCCCCCTGGTTCCAGGACTGGTCCTACCTCGAGGTCCTCGAGGAGCAGGACGGCCTGCGCATCTTCGCCGGCCGCCTCGGCAAGGACCACGAGGGCGTCCTCGTGCGCAGCGGCGAGTCCGTGCAGATCGCCGGCAGCCGCGGCGAGGAGCTGGACGAGGCCGAGCTCACCGTCAAGGCCCCGGCCGGCTCGCTGACGGTCGACGTCGACGTCTTCCTCAGCACGATCGACGCCAAGCCCCTCGCGGCAGCCGCGGAGCGCTACGGCATCACGCTCGTCTACACGGGCGTCGCCACCGAGATCCCCGCTGCCACAGCCTGACCACCACCGGACGACGAAGGGCGCCCCGACCTGGTCGGGGCGCCCTTCGTCAGACTCCTGAGCGTGCGGCCAGACGGCCGCCACGCTCAGCGGCGGGGTTCAGCTCCAGCGCGTGAGGACGTTGCCGTCCTTGTCCGAGAACTTGCCGACGAGCATGAGGATCAGATCGACGATCGTCCAGATGCCGAAGCCACCGACAGTCAGGATCATCAGCACGGCCGTGCCGATCTTGCCGACGTAGAAGCGGTGCGCACCGAGGAAGCCGAAGAAGAAGGCGAGGAGGAAGGCAGGCAGGAGGAGCTTCTCGCTCGACGCGGCCGCACCCTGGTAAGGAGCAGTCATGGGAGTGCCTTTCGGTAGGGGCCGCGACGCGGTCCGGTCGCGGTGTGCCGAGTGACCGGCTGCGAAAGGCTAGCGAAACCGACCTCGCGGAGCGGCCCCTTTCCGCACCCGACGCCACGATTCACCCGGGAACCGACGTTGCGGGGCGCATCACATGGGTGGATACCCCTAGACCCTGTCCATCAGCTGGACCAGCCTCGCTGGTCACAGCGGTAAGCACCTCACGAAGGCGAAGTCCTCCCGGACCCTCAAGGTCCGCTGAGCGCAGAGCCCGCGCAGACGATGGCCCGCCGCCCATCGGGGCGGCGGGCCGTCGCGTGATTCAGAGGTCGATGCCTTCGAGGATCTCGGTGACGAGCGCCGCGACGGGCGACCGCTCCGACCGGTTGAGGGTCACGTGCGCGAACAGCGGGTGGCCCTTGAGCTTCTCGATGACGGCGGCGACGCCGTCGTGCCGCCCGACGCGCAGGTTGTCGCGCTGCGCGACGTCGTGAGTGAGGACGACGCGGGAGTTCTGGCCGATGCGCGACAGCACCGTGAGCAGGACGCCCCGCTCGAGGGACTGCGCCTCGTCGACGATGACGAACGCGTCGTGCAGCGAGCGGCCGCGGATGTGCGTGAGCGGCAGCACCTCGAGCATGTCGCGCGCCATGACCTCCTCGACGACCTCGCGCGCGACGACCGCGCCGAGCGTGTCGAACACGGCCTCCGCCCAGGGGTTCATCTTCTCGGCCTCGGTGCCGGGCAGGTAGCCGAGCTCCTGCCCCCCGACCGCGTAGAGCGGGCGGAACACCATGATCTTGCGGTGCTGGCGCCGCTCGAGGACCGCTTCGAGACCTGCGCACAGGGCGAGCGCCGACTTGCCCGTGCCTGCACGCCCACCGAGCGACACGATGCCGACGGACTCGTCCATGAGGAGGTCGATCGCGACGCGCTGCTCGGCGCTGCGCCCGCGGATCCCGAAGACCTCCTGGTCGCCACGCACGAGCTGGACGTGCTTGTCGGCGGTGACGCGGCCGAGGGCGGAGCCGCGCGGCGAGTGCATGACGACGCCGGTGTTGACCACGAGGTGCTCGGGCTGGCTCACCGAGGTGAGGTCGAGGTCGGCGAGCTGGACGGACTCGGCCTCCCAGAGGGCGGCCATCTGGTCGGCGTCGACGTCGATCTCCGCCATGCCCGTCCAGCCCGTGTCGAGGACGAGCTCGTGGCGGTACTCCTCGGCGGTCAGGCCGACGGCAGACGCCTTGACGCGCATCGGCAGGTCCTTGGAGACGACGGTGACGTCGTGGCCCTCGGCGCCGAGGTTCGCGGCGACGGCGAGGATACGCGAGTCGTTGTCGCCGAGGCGGAAGCCTGCGGGGAGCACCTCGGGCGAGACGTGGTTGAGCTCGACGCGGAGCGTCCCGCCGAGGTCGCCGACGGGGATCGGAGCGTCGAGCCCGCCGTGCTCGACGCGCAGCTCGTCGAGCAGGCGCAGGGCGCTGCGCGCGAAGTAGCCGAGCTCGGGGTGGTGCCGTTTCGCCTCGAGCTCGGTGATGACGACGATCGGCAGGACGACGTCGTGCTCGGCGAAGCGCAGCACGGCGCGCGGGTCGGAGAGGAGGACGGACGTGTCGACGACGAACGTGCGGCGCGCGTCACCGGGCGGCGGTGCCCCTGTCGCCTCGCGCGGTGCGCGTCGTACGGTCGGGGGTCGCGTGCTCGGATCGGTCATGGCCGGCTCCCGTGGTGCGGGACGACGGTGTGTCGTCCGTCACAGGACAAACTACGCCCGTGTGATTCATCTGGCGAGGGCGCCACGTAACCATCAGGTGAACTCTGCGCCGTTCCCCCGCCGCGACCCGCTCACTAGGCTCGACGACATGGCAGAGCTGCACGACCTCACCGCCCTCGAGCTCGCCGCGGAGATCCGCGACGGCGAGACCTCCCCCACCGACGTCGTGCGGCACGCGCTCGACCGCGCCGAGCGGCTCGGGCCGCAGGTCGGGGCGTACGTGACCCTCGCACCCGAGCGCGCGCTCGCGGAGGCCCGCGAGGCCGAGGCGCTCCTGCGCGCCGCGACCGACGTCGACGCGCTGCCTCCCCTGCTCGGCGTGCCGTGCCCGGTCAAGGACCTCAACGCCGTCGCGGGCGTCCCGATGTCCGCGGGCTCGCGCGCGCTCGACGGCTACGTCCCCGAGCACGACGACGGGATCGTCACCCTCCTCAACCAGGCGGGCACGATCATGCTCGGCAAGACGACGACGCCCGAGCTCGGCCTGCCCTGCTACACCGAGCCCGACGGTCAGGACCCTGCCCGCACGCCGTGGGACCTCACGCGGTCGGCTGGCGGCTCGTCAGGCGGGGCTGCGGCCGCGGTCGCGGCGCGGCTCGTGCCGGTCGCGCAGGGCAGCGACGGGGGCGGTTCGATCCGCATCCCCGCGAGCGCGTGCGGGCTCGTGGGGCTCAAGCCGAGCCGCGGACGGATCAGCCCGGGTCCGTACGGCCTCGACGGCGCGGGGCTTGCGACGCTCGGCTTCCTCACGCGCGACGTGCGGGACACGGCGGCCCTGCTGGACGTGGCGGCGCGGCCGTGGCCGGGTGACACGTTCGAGCTTCCGCCGGCGGCTCAGCCGTTCCTCGAGGCGGCGCGCCGCCCGCCGGGGCGGCTGCGCGTCGGCGTGCTGACGACGCCGGTGATCGCCGAGGGTGCGCCCGTGCACCCCGCGTGCGTCGCGGCGGTCGCGGCGGTCGAGACGGAGCTGGTCGAGCTCGGCCACGACGTGTCCGAGGCACCCGTGCCGTTCCCGGCCGAGCGCTGGGACGCGTTCCGGGCGCTGTGGTCGGTCATGGCCCTCCAGGCTCCCGTGCCGCCCGAGCGGGAGGACCTGCTCGTCCCGCTCACCCGCTGGCTGCGCGAGCAGGGTCGCGCGGTGTCCGGCCTCGACTACGCGCAGGCGGTGTCGGCGGTGCAGGCGCTCACGCGCGAGATCGCGCGGACCTGGGCCGGCTTCGACGTCATCGTGTCACCGACCTTCGCCCAGCTTCCCGCGCCGCTCGGCTCGCTGCGCGACGACGCAGACCCGGGGGGCGACTTCGCGGCGCAGACCCGCTTCACGCCGTGGACGAGCGTGTGGAACCTGTCGGGCCGTCCGGCGATCTCCCTGCCGGTGACGGTCTGGGACGACGACGGCACCCAGCTCCCGGTCGGTGTCATGCTCGGCGCCCGGTTCGGGCGCGAGGACGTGCTGCTCGGGCTCGCGGGAGCCCTCGAGGAGATCTTCGGCTGGCGGGACAGGCGGCCGCCGGTCGCGTGAGGGCGACGGCGGGAGCGCGAGCAGGTCGGACGCTTCCCGACGCTCAGGCGCCGGCGGTCTGCTGGACGTGCGCGACGATCGAGCGCGCCCACTCGCGCACCGCGTCCATGTCGCGGCGGTCGCCCTGCTTGCCGCGGGCCGCGGCGATGATCGCGCGCTCGGCGAAGTTGAGGACGTTGAGGTCGAGACGCCCGGAGAAGTGCCGGTGCGCGACGGCGCCGGACGCGATCATCCGCTCGTGCGTCTCCGCGGGTCGGTTCGAGCCCTTCGCGGGGGCGTCGGCGAGCCCGGACGAGAAGAGCCAGACGGTCTTGGTCTGCAGCTCGGCGGTCAGGCGTTCGACGAGCTCGCGCGCCTCGGGGAGCCAGCGGCCGGTGTAGATCGCGGACCCGACGATCACGACGTCGTACTCCGCGACCGAGGTGACGTCCTCCGGGACGATGAGGTCGCACTCGATGCCGTGCTCCCGGATGGTGTCGGCGACGACCTCGCCGATCTCCAGAGTCGCGTTGTGGCGGGACGCCACAGTCACGAGTGCCCTCATTGGTTTCTCCTCACAGATGCCGAATGGATACGACCCCTCGCATTCCGTATCCATCCTCACCGCGCGGCACGTCGGCTTTGTGGGCCGTATGTCCCGACGCACAGTGACGTCGGTCGCGTCGGGAACGCCCACCCGCTGGCGGCCTCACCCGCCCACCCTCCCGAGCACGTCGTCACAGGTCGAGCTTGCGACCCCCGGTGGAGCTGCGCGGCTGCCCAGGGCGAGGTGGCGGCGTGGGCATCCAGCGCGTCGGCTCAGGCTCGACGTCAGGGACTCCGTCGAACGGCACGCCCCCGGGCGGGCCGGGCCGGGTCGGCGGCAAGGGCTCGAGGACACGCCGGGACGCGGCGGGGTCGACCGGCGGGGCCGGACGGGGCGGTGGCGGCGCCTGCGGCACAGGCGCCACCTGGCCGGCGGGCTCCTCGGTCCCCGTGTAGACCTGCGGGAACGACGCCGCGAGACGCGGGTCGTACCCGTCGGGCACGGCCGACGTCGGCAGGTGCGACGTCGGGAACCTTGACGCCTGCCCCGGCCGAGCGCCGCGCGCCTGCGCCGCCGCGATCATGCTGACCTCGACGCCGACCTCGCGCCGTGCGATCCGCTCGAGCCTGCGCTGGTTCATCGCCCACGCATGGACGACCGACGTGACCCGGAGGATCCAGATGATCGACGACACGGCGATCTCGTCGGCGGTGCCGAAGAAGAGCCCCGCCCCGCCGAGGGTCCCGCCGCCGACGGCGACGAGGCCCCAGACCCACGCCCAGAGCTCGTAGCGCCCCTTGTCACCGTCGTCGTCAAGGTTGGCGCGCATCCAGAACCAGACGAACGTGAGGGTCCCGAGCGACAGCAACGGTACGAGCAGGAGCCAGCTCTTCGGGCGCGTCCAGGACGTGTCGGCGAGCCGCTGCTCGACGGTGCGGACGTGGTGCGGGTACATCAGAACACGACCTTCCGGCCGCCGCCGTCAGGGCCTGCGTCGAGGGGCGAGATGCCGTGCGGGCCGATCGGCGCGAGCGGCTCGTCGGAGACGGTCGCAGCGACCGCGCGGCTCGCAGCCCACTCGCGGATCGTGGCGACCTGCTCGGCCTGGGTCACGGACAGCGGCACGGTCGACACGACTGCTCGCTGGAGGTCCTCGACGCGCAGCGCACGGCGTTCCGCGAACGCGTCGAAGCACGCCGCGACGACGGCCTGCTCGATCTCGGCACCCGAGAACCCGTCCGTGCCCGCGGCCAGGTCGGCGACGAGCTGTTCGGTGAGCGCGAGCTCGCCACCGAGCGCCTCGCCCTCGCGCAGCCGCTTGCCGAGGTGGAGGGACCAGATCGTGCGGCGTTCGGAGTCCGTCGGCAGGTCGACGAAGAAGATCTCGTCGAAGCGGCCCTTGCGGAGCAGCTCGGGCGGCAGCGCGTCGATCTTGTTGGCCGTCGCGATGACGAACACCGAGGAGCTCTTCTCCTGCATCCAGGTGAGGAACGTGCCGAAGACGCGCTGGCTCGTGCCGGAGTCCCCGCTCTGCGCGCTCGACGCCGAGCCGAAGCCCTTCTCGATCTCGTCGATCCACAGGATCGACGGCGCGACCGCCTCGGCGAGGCGCAGCGACGCGCGCATGTTGAGCTCGGAGGACCCGACGAGGCCGGAGAAGATCTTGCCGACGTCGAGCCGCAGGAGCGGCAGGCCCCACAGGCTCGACATGCACTTGGCGGTCAGCGACTTGCCGCAGCCGGGCACGCCCGTGATGAGCACGCCCTTGGGCGGGGAGATCCCCCAGCGGGCCGCGTCCGGGAGCCACGAGCCGTTGCGCTTCGCGAGCCAGCGCTTGAGGTTCTCGAGGCCGCCGACGTCGTCGATCGAGCCCGCCGGGGGCACGAACTCGAGGAGCGCGGACTTGCGGATCGTCTGGCGCTTCTCGTCGATCACGCGGTCGATGTCGGTGACGTCGAGGACGCGGTCGCCCGCGATCGCGCGTGCGAACGCGTTCTCGGCCTCCCAGCGGGTCAGGCCGCGGGCAGCGTGGACGAGCCGCACCTTGTCCTCGGGCGTGAGCCGGTTCTGGATGCCCGCGGCGTTGGCCTCGATGATCGCGTCGAGGACCTCCTCGATCTCGTCCGTGTCGGGCAGCGGGAGGTCGACGACGGACACGACCTTCTCGAGGTCCGGCGGCAGGTCGAGCGCCGGCGACACGATGACGAGCGTGTGCGGCACGTCGCCGACCTTGAACGCGGCGGCGACGTCGAGGATCGCGCGGACGAGGATCGCGTCGGGCGTCTGGCCGTCCGAGCCGAGGAAGTGGTGCAGGTCCTGGAAGACGAAGATCGTCGGGCGCGTCATCGCAGCGGCGGCGGCGAGCGCCGCCTCGGCGACCTGCGGACGGCCCGGGTCGCCCGGGTAGTGCAGGCCCCGGCTGACGGAGTAGCACATGACCTGGCGCGCGCTGCGGAGGGCGGTCGGGTCGGTCGCGATCGACTGGACGGCGCCGATCACGCGCTCCGCCTCGTGCGTCTCGACCACGAGCACGGGGTGCCGTGCGCGGATCAGGTCGACGAGCGTGTCCCTGAAGCCGGCGGTGCTGCCCATCCCCTGTCCCCTCCTCGCGGTGCGAGTCCCCTCCCGCACGCGTGCTGCGGGCCGCGCGTGCGGCGGCCGTCGTCAGCGCAGTCACGGTACCGCAGCGCGCAGCCGTGACGACAGCGCTCCCGGCGGTAGGTTGGCACCATGGCCACGCTCTTCACCAAGATCATCGACGGCGAGATCCCGGGGCGGTTCGTGTGGGCGGACGACCGTGCCGTCGTCTTCGCGACGATCGCGCCGATCACCGCCGGTCACGTCCTCGTCGTGCCGCGCGCGGAGGTCGCGGCGTTCACGGACGCCGACGACGACCTGCTCGCGCACCTCGTGCGTGTCGCCAAGGTCGTGGGCAGCGCGCAGAAGACGGCGTTCGGCGCGCCGCGCGCCGCCCTCCTCGTCGCCGGGTTCGAGGTCCCGCACCTGCACGTGCACGTCCTGCCCGCGTGGGGAGAGGCCGAGCTGTCGTTCGCGAACGCGCGTCCCGACACCCCGGGCGAGGAGCTCGACGCCGCGGCTGAGCGGCTGCGGGCGGCGCTGCGGGAGGCCGGCGAGGGTGCGCACGTCCCGGCGTCGCTCTCCTCGCTCGAGCCGAACGGCTGACATTCGGACAGTCAGGTGCGAGCCGGGACGAAGAACTACAGTCATCCACGTGAGTGACAAGGAAAATGCCCCGGCCCCGACCGAAGACCGTCGCCACGCACGCCACGAGCTCCCAGACGAGCTGCGTGCGGACGTCCGCCTCCTCGGCGGGCTGCTGGGCCAGGTCCTGACCGAGTCCGTCGGCCCTGACCTGCTCGAGGACGTCGAGAAGCTGCGCTCCCTGACGATCGCGGCGTACAGCGACCCGTCGCCGGACGCGATCCAGGCCGCTGCCGACCTCATCGAGACCTTCTCGCTCGAGCGTGCCGAAGAGGTCGCCCGCGCGTTCCTCTGCTACTTCCACCTCGTCAACCTCGCCGAGGAGCACCACCGTGTCCGCGTGCTGCGCCGCCGCGAGGCCGAGGGCGCCACGCACAGCGACTCGCTCGAGCACGCCGTCGCGCAGCTGCGCGACGAGATCGGCGACGAGGAGACGGCCCGCCGCATCCAGGGGCTCGAGTTCCGCCCCGTCCTCACCGCGCACCCGACCGAGGCCCGTCGGCGTGCGGTCGCCGCCGCGATCCGCCGCATCACCGAGCTGCTCGCCGCGCGCGACGCCGTCGACCTCGGCGGCATCACGCTCGCGGACAACACCCGCCGTCTGACCG
This genomic window from Flavimobilis soli contains:
- a CDS encoding HIT family protein; the protein is MATLFTKIIDGEIPGRFVWADDRAVVFATIAPITAGHVLVVPRAEVAAFTDADDDLLAHLVRVAKVVGSAQKTAFGAPRAALLVAGFEVPHLHVHVLPAWGEAELSFANARPDTPGEELDAAAERLRAALREAGEGAHVPASLSSLEPNG
- a CDS encoding AAA family ATPase, whose amino-acid sequence is MGSTAGFRDTLVDLIRARHPVLVVETHEAERVIGAVQSIATDPTALRSARQVMCYSVSRGLHYPGDPGRPQVAEAALAAAAAMTRPTIFVFQDLHHFLGSDGQTPDAILVRAILDVAAAFKVGDVPHTLVIVSPALDLPPDLEKVVSVVDLPLPDTDEIEEVLDAIIEANAAGIQNRLTPEDKVRLVHAARGLTRWEAENAFARAIAGDRVLDVTDIDRVIDEKRQTIRKSALLEFVPPAGSIDDVGGLENLKRWLAKRNGSWLPDAARWGISPPKGVLITGVPGCGKSLTAKCMSSLWGLPLLRLDVGKIFSGLVGSSELNMRASLRLAEAVAPSILWIDEIEKGFGSASSAQSGDSGTSQRVFGTFLTWMQEKSSSVFVIATANKIDALPPELLRKGRFDEIFFVDLPTDSERRTIWSLHLGKRLREGEALGGELALTEQLVADLAAGTDGFSGAEIEQAVVAACFDAFAERRALRVEDLQRAVVSTVPLSVTQAEQVATIREWAASRAVAATVSDEPLAPIGPHGISPLDAGPDGGGRKVVF